The Geomonas agri genome contains the following window.
AGAGGTAAAGCACCTGATCCAGAGAACGTTGCGCCGGATGGCATATCCGTAGCGAAGGTGCGTCTTGAGGGAAGCTGTGTTGGCATAGTCTACCATGGTGATGATTCTTTTACGCCCCAGCATCTTTGCCCGCTCAAACAGTCGTTTTTGAAAAAGCACCCATATCCCGCGCAATCTGTATGCCTGATGGATGAAGCAGTCATAGCTGTAGATCGAATCTTCCGGGATGTCTAGCCGGTAGTTGTAGCGCTGCTCCATGTGACTGTGCTTGTCAGAAAACCAGATGTAACCTACCACTTCCCGGTCATTCAGGGCGATAAGGCAGGATTCCCCCTTGTCAAAACGGTCCAGAAACAGCTCCTGTTTGTTTTCCAAAAGGCACATTCCCGGGACGTCGGCAGGGGTACCCGCGCGGACCGTGCCGTACTCCCGCAGGGGCTTTGAGGGATTTTCTGAAAGATCGAGTACTAAAAAACTCGAAATACGTAGCGGTTGCCCTGGGACCTTATCAAGCACATCCTTCAGGATAAGCAAAGGAGGTTGTTTGAACAGGTTTCTGAGTTTTTGCAACCATGCCGAAATCACAAGGGCTCCGTCTCATGCTGGCAATGCGAAGGGTTTTAGTTACAGATAAATTCCAGATTGTGACAGGCAGCAACATTGTGATAGTGCGCATTTCTTAATATAGCATCAAACAGTGACAAGTCACCCGTGTGAAGCGGAGGGACGGAATTTCAATCAGGGGGAAGGAAGATACACCAAAGAAGGAAAGCGGGAGATGGTGATAACCGCTGAAACGAAAGGACCGGCATAGGTGCCGGTCCTTTTGGGCGTGCTGACCGAAACTTTGTTATAGGCCAGGAGGAGCAGGGGGTGGGGTCCAGGCAGCAGGCGGTCGGTGGAGACGGTTGCCGAGGGGACTGATCTCGCACGTGGGACAGCTTACCGTGCCGCTGCCGAAACAGACGCTGCAATCCGATTCCCAGATATCCAGTACCGGCACGTAGTACCGGTTCCCGGTGCCGCCGCATTCGGGGCAGGTGACCATCTTCTTGCCTTTGCAGTCGCTGCAAGTTCCCATAATTACAACTCCTTTCGCGCTCGCGCGCGTTCTGGCTCATTGAGCAGGAGTTGTGCAGTATAGAATAAGATTTGTTGTTGTCAATTAAAATGAATAAATATTAGCACGTCGCCGCACTGCGCGGCAGTGGTCACAGGTTGCTCTCCCGCACCAGTAACGCTGCTGCGTTGCGCATGATTTCCCCGATCACGCTCTGCTTCTGTGCCTCGATGTGCACCACGCCGCGCAGCGGAACCAGCGGGACCGTCCGGGGCGCGCAGTTGTCCAGGCGCACCCTGAACACCGGCGCCAGGGGGATCTGGACCCCGCGGGCGTCGGGGCGTGTTGCGAGCGGCCCGCCTGAAGCTGAGGCCAGCATGGGGTCGGCTACTTCCGTGATGTTAACCTGGTCGATATCGGCCACCGTGCAACTCACGGAGCCGAACTCGCTGGCATCGGGGAGGAAACGGGCGCGGGCGCCCGGCTGCAGCCGCTTCAGGTCGCGCTCACCCACGTAGCTGTCGATACGGTTCCGGGTCGTGTCCGCGACGAGGAAGAGCGGTTCCCTGGCCGCCAGCCACACCCCCGGCCCGGCTTCGTCGTTGCGTGCCACGATGGTCCCGTCAAAAGGAGCCTGCAGTGTCAGGCGGTTGCGCTCGCTCACGAGCCCCGCCTGCTCGGTCCGGTCCTCCTCGTAGCGGCGCAGGGGGACCATCCCCTGGCTCAAGAGCTTGGGATCGAAACTCTGCCGTGCCGCCTGCCATGCCGAAACCGCGGCCGAAGTGCCGGCCCGCTTGATCTGCGCCTCGAGCTCCGGCACCTGGAGCCGCGTCAGGAGTTCTCCCCGGCGCACCGAGGTTGTCGCGTCATCGATGTCTTGCAGCACCATCCCCGCGCGTGGGGCAGCTACCTGCTGCTCGCGTGCCGCCATCAGGATGCCGGGTGCGGCGACGTCACCTTGCCAGGGCACCACCAGGAGGGCGATCGCCCCCGCGACCAGCAGCAGGGTCGTCAAAAGCGACACGTTAAAGCTGATGCGATCTCTCATTTTCCACCAGTCGGCTGCCTCGCGGTAGCAGGGGAGTAGTACAAACCATCCGATCTCGATCCCGAACAGGAAGATCCCCAGGGCCTTGAAGAAATAGTGGTACACCAAAAGGGCGATGCCGATGAAGACAGAGAACCGGTACGCCCAGACGGCGTAGGCGAATGCGACCAGGAAGTATCTCCTGCCACGCGAGGCCGGTTCCGGAGGCGGATCCTTGAGACCGAACATCCTTTCACGCAGCCACCAGCGTCCGAACGCGAAAGAGCGCGTGTGCAGGTTCGGGATGCCCAGGAGGTCCGACAGGAAGAAATAGCCGTCGAAGCGCATGAAGGGGCTTGCGTTCAGGGCGAGCGTCATGAACAAGGTGGTGGTCGCCAACATGAAGGCGGCGCCGCGCCACGGCCCGTCAGGAAGGAGCAGCCAGGCCCAGAGCGCGGCCAGGGCCAGGAGAAATTCCGCCAACACCCCGGCTGCTCCCACCGCGAGCCGCTGCCGGCGCGAGGTGAGCTTCCACACCTCGTTGGTGTCGGTAAACAGCATGGGGGTCATCACCACGAAGGCGATCCCCATGGCCGGGATGCGGCAGCCGAAGCGGTGCGCGGTGAAGGCGTGGCCGAACTCGTGGAACACCTTGGCCAGCGGGATGATGCACCACAGCGCGAAGAGCGCCTCGCCGCCACGATAGGACGTGAAGGCGTGGACGAAGAGATCCCACTGGCGTGACGTGAAGTACAGGCCCAAAGCCGCCGCCACGAGGACGACGAGCAGGAAGGCCCTGGTGTAGATCCACCCGATGAGAGGAGCGGTGGCGTCTAGGAAACGCTGCGGTCTGAACAGGGGTACCCGGAAGAAGAGGTAGTTGTGCAAAAGCCAGGTGGCACCCCGGACCTTTCGGGCCTGTGCCGCCGCGACTAGGTAATCGGTCCCGGCTGCTGAAGGAAGATCGAGCAGGAAATTGCGCTGCAGGAAGGTCAGCACCTCGGCGAGATCCGACTCGGTCGCCTCCAGGGTGGTCTCCCGGTTCACGGACTCGAGCAGCACCGCGACCGAGCCCAGGTGCCAGCGGGACAGCATCTCGAAAGCGGGCCAGGCGAGCAGGTAGTAGCGGTTGTTGGCCGGATCGTGGAGCGTCCATCCGGGCGAGCCGTCCCGGGCAACCGGTGCGGCAAGGAGGTCGAGCTCCTGGCGCAGAGGGGGAAGGGACAGGTTTACCATCCCAGCCTCTGGCGCAGCGCGGTGATGGGTCTGCGGAAGATGAGATGCCCCAGGGATACCTCGTCGCCGTAGATGCGCACCGTCCCGGTGAGGCCAAGCCGCGGCGGCACGGTGCCGGTAGCGAAGTCGGCCTTCAGGCGGTAGGCTGCGTACCCGGCCGGGTTCAACTCCGGCTTGAACGAGGCGTAGCGCAGGGTACCGTCGACGGGGTGCTGCGGGTCTGTCCCGAGGTAGAGCTTCACTTTGGAGCCGAGCTTCAGATCCATCGCGTCCGCGACCGGGAGGTGGATGAGCATCTCCGCGCGCGCAGGATCGGCGATTACCAGCACCCGTTCACCCACCGAAACATTTTTCCCCACCCAATCGTTCTGGTCCGCAAACACGGCGACACCGGACTTCGGCGCCCGCACCACGAGGCGGTGGAACATCTGCCGCGAATAGGAAAGCTCTGCCTCTTTCTCCTGCATCTTGCCCCGCCGCGGCTCCATCTCGCCGCGGCTCTTGTCGTCGGAGAGCGCCATCTGCACGGACTGGCGGTATTCCTCGCTTGCCACTTCGTACGCCTTGGAGGCCACCCCCATCTTGGCGCGCAGGGCGGAACTGTCGAACTCGAACAGGAGGTCCCCCTGGCGTACCGGCTGGTTCGGGTGCAGGTAGAAACGGTCGATGACACCTTCCAGCGGGGAGCGGACCACGAAAGCGTCCTTCGGCGTCACCTCGGCAGGGGCGAGGACCGAAAGCCGGACCGGGTAGAACAGTGCGGCGACGGCGAGGGCCATCGGGACCAGCTTCAGGACAGTTCCGGAGGTGCCACCCATCAGCATGCCGCGCCTTTTTCGGCAGGAAAGGGCCCACAATGCGTGTGCGTAGATGGCGGCGATTTCGTCGAGCAGGGTGAGTTCCCCCTCGCTCCACTCATCGTCGCGGGCAAGAAGCAGGAGGCCGATCAGGGAGCCGTCCCTGCCGCGCAGCGGGATGATGGCCGCGTGCTCCGGAAGCCAGTCTCCCCAGCGCTCACCCAGCGTTGCCGGTAGTTCGGCGGCAGATGCGGCGCGGCTCTTCTGCTCTTTGCGCCAGTTGGCAAAGACACGGTTCAGCCACTGCACGTAGGGTGCGCTCGGGTCGATCTCCGGCAGCCCCGAGACCGCGCCGACCCCTTTTCCCTGCAGCCACAGGGCCCCCTGCCGGTAGTTGACGATCTGCTTGGTTTCGTTGACGGCGATGAAGCTGACTTCCTGCGCAGTGGCGGCCTGGCGAGCCCGCCTCCCGATCTGCAACAGCAGCCCCATCCCGAGCAGTCGTTCGTCCTGCCCCCCCGTCATTTCTGCCCCTTGGCGAAGCTCGCGGTCCCACTCATGCCGGAGACCAGTTCCTCGTGGTTCCCCACGATCTCACCCATGACCGGGACTGTCTGGCTCAGGGGATCGATGCGGGCCCCGACCCGGACCACCCGCGCCTCGTAGTTTCTGCCCAGTTCATCGATGTGCACCAAGAAACGTCCCTTGGGGCGCAGCCAGGAAAGCCAGCGGGACGGCACGATCATGCGCACCTCGAGCCGGCTCGTATCGAGGAGGTCCATGATGGGCTTGCCGGGGGAGACATACTGGAAGCGGTCGGCCTGGAGCTTCGCCACCCGCCCGGAGAAAGGTGCCTTCATGATGCACTTGGAGACGGTGACCTCCATGGCGGCCACCTCGGCATCGGTTTCCTTGACCTTGGCGCGGGCCTGGTCCACCTCGAGGCTGCTGATCGAATTGAGTTGGGCCAAGCGCTCGCTGACTTTCAAGGTCTCGCGGGCCGCCTCGGCCGTTGCCTGCGTCTTGCGCAGCTGCGCCTGCAGCAGCGAGCAGTCGAACTCGACCAGAAGGTCCCCCTGACGGAAGGAGTCCCCCTCCTTGAAGGGGAGCTTGAGCACGTTGGCGGCGATTTCGGAAGAAAGCGTGGTTTGCTGCGCCGGTGCGAGCTGGATCCGGACCGGCCCTTCGGCGCTGGCGGTGCCGGCAAGGCAAACGCTGCCAGCGAGCGCGCCGGAGACAAGGGATGCCAGGACCTTCGCCCGGCACAACAGGATGAGGCGATGAGTGGAAGTCATGTCGGTTCCTTTTATCATCCTAGCGGAGTCCCTGGGGCAGGGGCGATCCCGTCGGTATTGCCGGTGTTGCCGGTGTTGCCGGCTGGCACACGGCGCGCTGGTAAAACCTCTCCGGAGCCGGGCACTTGGTTTCCAACTGGGTCCTGATCGACTGGGTGAGCTGTGGCAACTCGTGCGAAGCCACCGCCTGCGGCAGCGGGTCCTGGCCGAGGCTCGCATTGACCTGTCCGTAGGCGTTTTGTACCGCGGCGTAGTTCTGGTAATTGCGGTACTCGGCCATCAGGGTGGAGGTCGCCGAACGGATCTCGTTGATCTTGCTCTGCGAACCGCTCGCCGTTGCGTTCCTGGTCTGCTCGTAGATCTTCTTCTCCACGTCGCGAAGCTCGCCGGCGAGTTCAAACTGGTGCACCTGGGTCTGGTAGTTCTGGTAGGCAATATGGACCTGGGTCAGGATCGCCATGCTCAGCGCCATGCGTTGCGCCTTGATCAGTTCAGCCTGTCCCTTGGCCAGCTTGTACTGGCTCGGCCCCCCCAGCAGGGTCATGAGGTTCCAGGTCAGGCGCGCCCCGCCGTCCACCCAGCTGTTGTTGACCAAGAGTCCGTTGGAGTCGTAGTAGCCGCCGACGTTCAGCTCGAGGCCTGGGAGCATCCTGAGGATCGACTTGCGCACGTCGTCGGCGCTGATGCGCTCATTGTAATCCGCCTCGATCAGCTCAGGACGCTGCAGGAGTGCCTTTTCCTCCATTGCGGCCAGCGTGTCGCACAGCCCCGGCACTTCCATGCCGGGGGGGACGACCAGGGTGAAGGACTGCCCCGGGGGAAGGTTCATCAGTGCTGCCAGGCGCGGTTTGGCCTGCTGCAACTCGTCACGGAAGGTCTCCAACTGCTTCAGTATCTCGAGCAGCGTTTTGCGGTAATTGAGCGTCTCCAGCGGCGGCCGCAGTTTTTCCCCTTCGACGCATTCGATGTCGTTCAGAGCCTTGCGCACCTGGGCCAGCAGCGGCTCGAAGCGCCCCTCCATCTGCTGGGCTCCCAGCGCCTGCCAGTACGCCTGGCGTACCTGCTGGATGATGGTGTGCACCACCTTGCGGCGCCGCTCGTTCATGATGTGGATCCGGTCGGACTGCTGCTTGGCCTGCAGGTAGCTGACCCCGAAGTCGAGGATGTTCCAGCTCAAGGTGAGGTCCGAGGTGAAATGGTCCCGCGGCGAGGAGTAGGAGGGGACCAGGGACTGCTCATGGGTACTGTAGTTGATACTGGACGAGGCGTTGTAGCTGTCGCGCTGCGAGTAGCCCGCCGAAGCGACGAGGCGTGGCAGCATGTCGTAGGACATGACGTCCGCCTGCCTGAGAGCGAGGGCGTCCTCCATGATCTTGATACGGTGGTCCAGGTTGTACTTGAGAGATCGTGCCATGGCCTCTTCGAGCGTGATCGGCGCCTGTACCGCTTCCTGTCCCTGGAACATCGCCGAGCGGTCGGCTGCGACGCGGGACATGAGCTCGCTGGTGGTCAGCGGAGTGGTGTGCACGGCGCAACCGGTGCTCAAGAGGAATGAGAACATGATCAGCGCGTTTACCGGTGTTTTTTTCATGCTGGCTCCTGGCTTCATGGTTGAGACTGTTGGTCTGGCGTTAGGCTGCGCGGCCTTTCCTGTCCGGGGTTTTGTCGAAGATCTTCACGAGATCGAGGCTTCTCTGTCGGCTCGTTTCTCCCGCTATCTTCTCCGCGAGTGAACTGCGTCCCTTCATGGCGCGTTGTGGCGGCAGTTCCATTCCTTGGTCCTTCTGGGCGTGCGGTGCACCAGTTCGCTCCTGTGGCGGTTTTTCAGCTGGTGCTGCATCGTCCGTTGTCGGGGCATCGGGAGCCTGGTGGGAGCCTGCCGGGGCGACGGTCAATTTGAAAACGGCGGACGCCGCGTTCCCCTTGCTGTCGGTGGCTATGACCTTCACCTCGATGGCGCCTTCCGAGTTTTCCGGGGGATGGTTCGCGGTGAACCGGCCGGTTGCCGGGTCGAAACTGAGCCAGTCTGGCAGCGCCTGCCCGTCGGAGAGGGTCGCTTCCACCTTCACGTCCGCGCCCGGTTCTGAGTGCCTGAAGACACCGGTGGGGAGGTTGAAGGTGGTGACGTCGTTGATCTGGATCTCCTTGGGTGCGGGAGGATTCACCACGTAGAGCGCGGAGTCCCCCGGTGCTGGTTGGGTGGTTTCCGTCCCGAACATGACCAGCGGGTTACTTGCGGCAGACGGGGTTCCCGCCGGGGCCTGCGAGCCAAGAGGCTTGTCAAGGTTCCCCGCTGCAGAGTCCGGGGTGCCGGTATGGCTATCGGTGGAGGATGTCCTCCCCGTTCCCGTTCCCGTTCCCGTTGCGGTGCCGGTCACGTTGAGCTGGAATTGGACCGCCGCCGTGTTGCCGCTCGTGTCGTGGGCGGTGACCTTGATGTCCACGGCACCGGAGGTCCCCTCCGGGGGGTAGGCAGTAAAACGCCCGGTGCTGTCGTCGAACTTGATCCAGTCCGGCAGCGGCTTGCCATCGGCCAGCGTTGCTTCCAGGGTGACCTTGTCGCTCTTACCGCTCTGCACGAAGACGCCACTGGGCAGACTGAAGGCGGCTGTTTCCTGGGGCGATACTTCGTGGGACGACGGCGTCTGTCCTGCAAAGAGGCCTTCCTGCCCACCGGCCGCATCGGAGCGGGTATAGCTGACCACGCCGCTTTGTCCCGTCTCTGCTGGGGCGGGGGCGGGCTCGAAGATAGCAGGGGCCGAATCAGCGCCGGTCTGCGGTGAAGTCGTGTGCGAGTCCGTACCGGTGATGAGATCGGTCTGGGGCGCCGGTGAACTGGGCGGCGTTGACGGCGTAGGCGGGGGCAACGGTGCCGTTCCCGTATCGGTCGTGGTATTGGGCGTCGACGTATCTATCTTCACCGTGAAGACGCTCGGGGTCGCGTTGCTGTTGCCTGCCGCATCGGTCGCTACCGCGGTAAAGGTGTGGGCCCCGTCGGGAAGGGATGTCCCTGGCGTCATGGTCCAATGCCCGTTGCTGTCCGCGATGGCTGACCCGATGACCGTGGTTCCCTCGTAAATGGTGACGGTGCTGCCAGGCTCCGAGGTACCGACGAGGGTTGGTGTCGCGTCCTTTATCGTGCCGTTGTCGGCAACGGGCGGAAGGGCAGGGTTGGCGTCATCGATAGCTGCCTGTATGGCCGGTGCCGGTGCGGTGGTGTCTATGTGGACGGTGTAGCCGCCAGCGCTGGATGTGGTGTTGCCCGCGGCATCCGTGCTGGTAGCGGTGAAGGTGTGCGTGCTGCCGTCCGCCAGGGGCGTGCTGGTAAAGGCCCAGTGGCCGGCATCGTCTGCTACCACCGTCCCGACCAGTTGGCCGCCGTCGAATACCTTCACGGTGCTGCCGGCCTCGGCGTTGCCGGACACGGTAGGGGTGGTGTCATTGGTGTAGCCGTCATTGGGTACCGTTCCGGCCTGCGGCGCGACATCGTCGGTTACCGTGGTGATGACAGGGACAGTGGGGGGCGTGACGTCGAGGCTGTACCCCTTGGATGCAGTTGCAGTTGTTGAACCGCCGGCTGTGTTGGTCGTTGTCACGCTGGCGTTGATGGTCAAATCCGCATCTGCGGCAAGCTTGCTCCCCGGGATGTTGATGCTGAAGGTCCGGGATGCGTCGACAGTGCCGGTGTAGTTGGTGCCGTCGACG
Protein-coding sequences here:
- a CDS encoding GNAT family N-acetyltransferase, which produces MISAWLQKLRNLFKQPPLLILKDVLDKVPGQPLRISSFLVLDLSENPSKPLREYGTVRAGTPADVPGMCLLENKQELFLDRFDKGESCLIALNDREVVGYIWFSDKHSHMEQRYNYRLDIPEDSIYSYDCFIHQAYRLRGIWVLFQKRLFERAKMLGRKRIITMVDYANTASLKTHLRYGYAIRRNVLWIRCFTSDHFLACSPAQRRDVMFPFQAG
- a CDS encoding HlyD family efflux transporter periplasmic adaptor subunit codes for the protein MVNLSLPPLRQELDLLAAPVARDGSPGWTLHDPANNRYYLLAWPAFEMLSRWHLGSVAVLLESVNRETTLEATESDLAEVLTFLQRNFLLDLPSAAGTDYLVAAAQARKVRGATWLLHNYLFFRVPLFRPQRFLDATAPLIGWIYTRAFLLVVLVAAALGLYFTSRQWDLFVHAFTSYRGGEALFALWCIIPLAKVFHEFGHAFTAHRFGCRIPAMGIAFVVMTPMLFTDTNEVWKLTSRRQRLAVGAAGVLAEFLLALAALWAWLLLPDGPWRGAAFMLATTTLFMTLALNASPFMRFDGYFFLSDLLGIPNLHTRSFAFGRWWLRERMFGLKDPPPEPASRGRRYFLVAFAYAVWAYRFSVFIGIALLVYHYFFKALGIFLFGIEIGWFVLLPCYREAADWWKMRDRISFNVSLLTTLLLVAGAIALLVVPWQGDVAAPGILMAAREQQVAAPRAGMVLQDIDDATTSVRRGELLTRLQVPELEAQIKRAGTSAAVSAWQAARQSFDPKLLSQGMVPLRRYEEDRTEQAGLVSERNRLTLQAPFDGTIVARNDEAGPGVWLAAREPLFLVADTTRNRIDSYVGERDLKRLQPGARARFLPDASEFGSVSCTVADIDQVNITEVADPMLASASGGPLATRPDARGVQIPLAPVFRVRLDNCAPRTVPLVPLRGVVHIEAQKQSVIGEIMRNAAALLVRESNL
- a CDS encoding efflux RND transporter periplasmic adaptor subunit encodes the protein MTGGQDERLLGMGLLLQIGRRARQAATAQEVSFIAVNETKQIVNYRQGALWLQGKGVGAVSGLPEIDPSAPYVQWLNRVFANWRKEQKSRAASAAELPATLGERWGDWLPEHAAIIPLRGRDGSLIGLLLLARDDEWSEGELTLLDEIAAIYAHALWALSCRKRRGMLMGGTSGTVLKLVPMALAVAALFYPVRLSVLAPAEVTPKDAFVVRSPLEGVIDRFYLHPNQPVRQGDLLFEFDSSALRAKMGVASKAYEVASEEYRQSVQMALSDDKSRGEMEPRRGKMQEKEAELSYSRQMFHRLVVRAPKSGVAVFADQNDWVGKNVSVGERVLVIADPARAEMLIHLPVADAMDLKLGSKVKLYLGTDPQHPVDGTLRYASFKPELNPAGYAAYRLKADFATGTVPPRLGLTGTVRIYGDEVSLGHLIFRRPITALRQRLGW
- a CDS encoding efflux RND transporter periplasmic adaptor subunit; the encoded protein is MTSTHRLILLCRAKVLASLVSGALAGSVCLAGTASAEGPVRIQLAPAQQTTLSSEIAANVLKLPFKEGDSFRQGDLLVEFDCSLLQAQLRKTQATAEAARETLKVSERLAQLNSISSLEVDQARAKVKETDAEVAAMEVTVSKCIMKAPFSGRVAKLQADRFQYVSPGKPIMDLLDTSRLEVRMIVPSRWLSWLRPKGRFLVHIDELGRNYEARVVRVGARIDPLSQTVPVMGEIVGNHEELVSGMSGTASFAKGQK
- a CDS encoding TolC family protein, which translates into the protein MKKTPVNALIMFSFLLSTGCAVHTTPLTTSELMSRVAADRSAMFQGQEAVQAPITLEEAMARSLKYNLDHRIKIMEDALALRQADVMSYDMLPRLVASAGYSQRDSYNASSSINYSTHEQSLVPSYSSPRDHFTSDLTLSWNILDFGVSYLQAKQQSDRIHIMNERRRKVVHTIIQQVRQAYWQALGAQQMEGRFEPLLAQVRKALNDIECVEGEKLRPPLETLNYRKTLLEILKQLETFRDELQQAKPRLAALMNLPPGQSFTLVVPPGMEVPGLCDTLAAMEEKALLQRPELIEADYNERISADDVRKSILRMLPGLELNVGGYYDSNGLLVNNSWVDGGARLTWNLMTLLGGPSQYKLAKGQAELIKAQRMALSMAILTQVHIAYQNYQTQVHQFELAGELRDVEKKIYEQTRNATASGSQSKINEIRSATSTLMAEYRNYQNYAAVQNAYGQVNASLGQDPLPQAVASHELPQLTQSIRTQLETKCPAPERFYQRAVCQPATPATPAIPTGSPLPQGLR